Below is a window of Poecile atricapillus isolate bPoeAtr1 chromosome 2, bPoeAtr1.hap1, whole genome shotgun sequence DNA.
GGAATAAAACGAAGGGAGCCTcgcttttttctttcccccatctctattttttccttctcggtactttctccttcttttccgaAACGTTTTTGGACTAAGTTTTCTTCAGACCGTCTGGgcttggctttttttattttttttcacttttgcaaaggttttttatttattttttcctttttttttttttttttttcttttcctgagtgTTGTGTGTAGCAAAAAAAGAGATAAGTTACTGTCGAGCCAAGTAACCCAGGCGCTCTGCAGGGAGGAGGgggcagaagagaaggaaaaagttgCCTTTGTTGCTAGCGAGCTTTTGCTGCCTTGATGTGACGGCGGGCAAGCGACTGCAGAGAGGGCCGGCGTGCGAGTGTCGGCAGCGCGGCTCCCCGCCTCCTCACGCCGGCAGGCTCGCGGCCGCCCGGCCGGCTGCTCCGCTGCCCGCAGCCCCCTCGGAGGCGGCTGGGGCTGCACTGCACCGCTCCGCTCCCTCCGCCCGCGGCGGCGGCGTGTGAGCGCCCGCGCAGGGCTCTGCCCGGCCGGGGTGCGCGGGGGCGGCTCCCGGCGGCCCCTCCGTCGGTTGCCATGGTGCCGCGGCCCGGCGTGCTGTGGGcagtggcggcggcggcgctggcgctgctggtccggcgggcggcggcggcgctggcgGGGCCGGTGGTCCGCTGCGAGCCTTGCGACGCTCGGGCGCTGCAGCAGTGCAAGCCCCTACAGCCCGACTGCCCCGAACGGGTGCGGGAGCCGGGCTGCGGCTGCTGCCTCACCTGCGCCCTGCGCGCGGGGCAGCCCTGCGGCATCTACACGGAGCGCTGCGGCGCCGGGCTCAGCTGCCAGCCGCGGCGGGAAGAGGCGCGGCCGCTGCAGGCGCTGCTCGAGGGCCGCGGGCTCTGCACCAACGCTACAGCGGGCGGCAGGCTGCGGGCCTTCCTGCTGCCGGGACCGCACGCTGCAGGTAAGGGGCTGCGGCCGGGCTGGGAGGCGAAGGGGTGGCTTTCCTGCGCGCCGCTCTCCATCTTCGCTGCTTTCTTGTTGGGctgggttttggtgggttttttttattatttttattttttttgtgtgtgtatgccgctttcttttgttttaagttACAAAGGGAGCAGCACGAGCGGGGAGGCGTGGGCGAGCTCACGGCGGAGCTCTGTCTCCGGAAACGGCCCTCGCTCGCTGTCCGCCTGCTGCCGGCCCGTGGGCGGGGGGCTCTGCCGGTAGCCACGTAGCCGAGCCTGAGATCCTTTTGAAGGAGGTGTGCTTTGACTGAAGGAAAGGACAATTAACCTCTTCCACCTTATTTATGTGTACACCGGTTTTCTTCAACACCGATGCTGAGAAGTAGCTCCTCGCAAaagaggcagagctgctttactaaaaaaaaaaaaaaaaaaaaaaaaaaaaaaaaaaaaaaaggaggggggagTGGGGGAGGGATTGCATGTGGCTTCTGCGGGTGCATGGGACTGGCAGGCTACAGAGCCTGGATGGAGGGAGAGAGCGGGTGTAATCCTCGCCGTTTGTCCCCGGTGTACCTGGAAGGAGAGTGAGCATAAAACTCAAGAGAGTGGGGTCTAACTTCTGCCCTGCAGCGTGGGTAAGCCAGGGAAATCTgagcacagagaagaaaagacaaatttAAATATGCCTTTGGCCTGCAAAAGTGGTTATTCAGAACAAAGCATTGGTACAACAGTGTTTAAAAGGACGTTGTTTTTTGTCTGTACTACAAAGAAATCCTTGGTCAAACGAAGATTTCCTGTACCTCTTCCATGTCTTGTAGTGAGATACTCACAGAATGGGTTTTATTAGAAAAGGAAGGGATGGTTGGAAAAAGTTCTGTTAGcatgcacattttaaaatttaaaacaggGAAACTTGGGATTCAGATTGAGAGAGCACAGTCCCTTTATGCAAGCATTTAATTAAACTGTTTGCTAACCAACAGCAAGTATGTTAACATTTATTTAATAGAAAAGTGTGTCAAAAGGCTTTCCactgtttgcatttttaaaaagcctgaaGATTTTCTGCCGGGTTGAAGGGACTCTTCGATTAGCTATTCCTTAGCTGAGAAAGTGGCACCAGTGCTCCAGTGAACTGCCTGTTAGAATAATAGGAGATGCcttattataattatttatgtgctgcttccaagctgtgaCAATTTGAATGAGTGGTTGGCGGTATTATCTGAAGTTTTTAATCTCCTTGGAACATCGAGTAGCTTCCTTCATCACGTGCGCTTGGCTCATCCTGTTCATCCTTGGAATAGCACTGGAAACAAGAAGTGTCTCCTCAGTACTAATATTTAATCTAGGGGTAGTGCTTTCAACAGTGACTGttagagaaggagaaagggaaagacaAGTTGTACTTAGCTGaaaatctttccattttcaGCTGAATTCTTATTTCTGCATTCTTGTCTGAGGGAGAATTCCCATTTTGAAATCCATAGGAACTTTTGATTCCTTAAAAAGTGCATTGTAGGATCCTTACAGTTCACATTCAAAGAGTGAAACTTGCAAACTTGGTGTGCAAGAAGGGAGAAGTACCCAGAACCTATATGATGCATAGTGCCCAGTTCCTCATACTCCACTGCTAGCTTTCAAGCCAGCACTCCCTGGTATACACTTCTCTGAGCAGGATCACATCATCTCCTTTACATGCAGACATGCAGATAGGTCCTGCATCACGTGCTATTCTGTTGGTCCTTCCTAGTTCACAGAAATTGCTAGACGTTGGTATAGACCAGAGTGTATTACAGTAGCATCATAACAAAAACTGTAGTAGGCCACTGACATTccagttggtttttttgggcACAAAAGCATTAAATAGTAGCGTGTGCATTTGTAACCCTTTTAATCTCAAAGCATTAAATAGTAGTGTGTGCATTTGTAACCCTTTTAatctcaaaaaaagaaaaaaaaaaagagaatggatAACTCTCATTACTTGCAGTTCTGTTTCTCTTAATAGGATGGAAATCTAGCATGAGACCAAGTTTTGTGAAAAGGAGTTAATTAAATGTGCTTTACAGTTTAAGATGTGGCAATATGACCATTTAAATCTGAAGTGTAAGAAGTGCTACTGAACTATGGTGGCCTCTCTAAAATGAAATGACCAGACATGGTCATGGATACTCAGTGCATGTTAAGAATATTTTCTACTTATTTTTTGGTAGAAGAGAAAAACTAATGAACTGGACTGATTGCAGAAAATGTAGATTCAGGTTTATAACATTTTGATGACTAATTTCTTGCAAATTTCATTGAGAATATGGAGGAAAAATACTACTGTTTCAGAACAGGACATTAAACCACCAAAAATATGTTCAAATACTGCTGAGTCTGACTTAAACCCACAAAAGCCAGGAAATTTGGACTTAAGACTTCCTTAATCCATTTGCACTGTGATTTGGATTTTCCTGGTCAATTATGTCCACTGCCAGCAGTGGCTGCACTAAAACCACCAGTACCAGAATGTTAACTCAGAaccctcttcctcttcccccaTTCCTGTGTATTGGCAGTGCCACTGTACTCCCTGTGTTGAAATATTTAGCATCGACGAACTATGTGAATGTGGACTTTCAGTACTGAATTTCTCAGcttttgtgattttattttattttatttttttttttctttgagtgaGTCATCAAGTATGATTTTAGTATGGGATGTTATCATTGTGCAGTCCCAATAggatttccttaaaaaaaaaaaaaagaaaaaaaaaaggaagccaGGAGCTGAGACGGCAAGAAGTGGGGCTCAGTTATTACTTAGCTGTTAGGAATACCTTAACTGGAAAAATTCCCTGGAGGAAATGGAAGTAGTTACAGTTGAACTGCAGGAATCACCTAACAGAGAGAAGTGCAGCATAGACAAGTACCTTAGAAGGTACAGGAACACTGAACTTTTGGAGTATGCTAGGAAAATGTGCTTCTCCTGACTTTTTGTGGATGGTagtttaaagagaaaatagttTTGAAGCTCAAGAGGAAAAGTGTTTGTCGTTGGAACCACTACAGAATGAATGGCGGTTTTTGTCcattacttttaaaatgtgttttgtacaccaataaatgttcttttttttaatagcagagCAATGAAAGTGTGCTGTACCTTTTCTGTCCCATTCGGTGTGTTGAATTGGAAtaaagttaaggaaaaaaaaaaaaagaaagaaatggctACTTAGAGCCAGGAACCTCAGCGAGCTAGAGTTGATAgtattaaggggaaaaaaagaaaaaaaaaaaagaaaaaaattacgGCCCTGGGGCAGGCAGAGCTACACTGCAGCCCGTAAGTGCCCGAAGCCGGTGGCGTTTATCTGGCGTTGATGAAGTCAGCAGTGGCGGAGGGGAGGCATCCTCGCCCCGGCGCCGGTGGGGCTGCGGCGGGCTTCGCTCCTGCGGTGCCGGCCTGCCCCCTGCCGCCGGCGGGCGGCTCTGCAGCGGGCAGTGGGGGCGAGTGGCCACCGCGGCCGTGGCTCCCGGGGCAGCGGCCGTGGCTCCCGGGGCAGCGGCCGTGGCTCCCGGGGCAGCGGCCGTGGCTCCCGGGGCAGCGGCCGTGGCTCCCGGGGCAGCGGCCGTGGCTGGTTTCCTGGCCTTCAGTACAGCCTGCGCAGGCGGTGCTGCTGGGCACTTCGCTTGGCCGCGCTGGGAATGCTTCAGTCACAAAGCTCATCGCTTGGCAACAAAGGTGCTGACACGTGCAGAATGCTGCAGAGTTCATATTTTTGTATATTGCTTTGTATGCTGctatatatttttgtaaaaaataaaattaaacacatGGACTAATCTAGTGGCTTGTTGcttgaggggagacctcatcaTGCTCTACAGCTTTCTTACAAAAGGAAGCAGAAGGGGAGGCAATAATCTCTTCTCACTTGTGACCAGTAATAGGATCTGAGGGAATGAAGCTGTATCAGGGGAGGTAGAGGTTAAATATTAAGAAAAGGCTCTTCACTCAAGAGGGTGggtgggctctgcagggaagtGGTTGCTGTAGCAAgactgacagagttcaagaaatgTTTGAACAGTGCTGTCAGGCATGTGGTTTGATTCTTAgtgctgtcctgtgcagggccaggagctggacttgaggagccttgtgggtcccttccaactcaggatattctatgtTTCTATGCCCTTACAGACACAGCTGGCAGCCAAGTAACATCGTTTCTTCTGCATTTGTTCTTTACACAGGAAATTTCAGTGATTCAGAAGAAGACAGGAGTACCAGCAGCGTAGAAAATCAGGCCATTCCAAACTCTCACAGAGTGCCAGATTCCAAGTCACATCCACCACACATCAAAATAGATATCATCAGGAAAGTGCAAGCCAAAGATACACAACGCTATAAAGTCGAATACGATTCGCAGAGTACGGATACATTGAATTTCTCTTCTGAATCCAAACAAGAGACTGAATATGTAAGTATTTCTGTAAATAGGAAGGCATTTGTCAGCATATGAATGTGTACATATGtgaatatatgtgtgtgtatatatatatatatatatatatggtgtGCATACGACAAATAATTACAGTAAATAGCTGAAGAGTGGAAATTGTTGCAGCCTTTTAGGACATTCTGGCATTTTAACTGGTAAATGTATTGACTCTGCAAATGCATACACAGTCAGCAGACCAAGAAGATTGTGTTCAGAAAGCAGTTAGGACTAACATAATGATGTTTACATCAAATACAAGTATGACCTTCACTAAATTTTCTTAGAAGTTGAAAGTTCTTGTTCCTCCCTGTGTCACACATTTGTGTGAGTGGACTTGGGACAGGTTTAATAGTGTCATCATTAAACTTGGTTGCAAACAATGTAATTGAGTTGCAATAATGGAAAATAGATGTTTCATGTTGAATGTAGTGGCACTGTGTTCATACACTGCCTGATGCAAATCAAGAGAGATAAGTTTAGGCTGAGCTGAGGATTAGGATCTTGACTAGGCAGTCACTGTATGACATGCTGAGCACTTCCACTTGCAGTTGCTGTTTGGTGCTATTGCCTAAAAGCAAAGTCTCATGAGTCACATGATCTATCATTGCTTCTTATTGCCTATGCCCTGTGAATTTGCAGGGCAGTCGGAGTGTTGTTAATCTGAGGGCAAGAATAATTCTCTTTCTGGCCATCCAGCTGATAACCTGTGCCTTTGGCCAGATAGCTTGAAAAATGCATCTGGATATACTTTGGCCTTTTATCAAAACAGGCATGATGAAAGCAGACATGGCTTCTCATCTTCAAAAGAGGGTTTTGAAATTTGTATGAGGTGAAAACCTCTTCCTGAAGAGAGTGTGGCTTCCAAGCGAAGCTTCATTTTTAGTTTGTCACTGATGTCCACCCATCTAGTCATATCACTTCAGTATCTGCCTTCCAGTGTGTCCTCCTCTGAAAAATGTGAAGTAAAACTGCCATCACTAAAAGAATGAAGGTTGGTCGCTCTGAGGAAATAGATTCTTAACTAAAACGAGTACTGATAGTTGGGTTCATGAGCAAAGGTATACCAGTTTACCAAGGCTGCTGTGTCTTTACGAACCTGAAATAAGTCCATCAGGGACAGGTGCCTTTGTCAGCAAATGCTCTAGTTCTAGTTGTGTCTGAATGTTAGCTTTTGATACTAGTCTGGCTGACTTTGGAAGattgcttcaaaataaaaattttgaaaaatctttttGTAGGCCTAATCTGGGACCAAATCTCTGAACGTCTGTCATTTGCACTCAGTGCGTTTGAGCAGTAAGAGAAGCCATTTAAAGCCTGTGTTTATAACTTGTAAGATCGGTACAGGAAGAAAATGTGAAGGCAACAGGGAAGGTGTACTGACCAAAAACTCCATTTTAATCTCCAGTAGTGCTTTGGAGATTGTAGGCTTTCAGACACTCACATTAAATGTCCTTTACATGAGCAAACTCTTAATATTACCACTTGAAAGTATAAATGTCATTACTTCACTAATTAAAAACAGCACCAAATGAGTCTTTGTGCCAGTGCAgcaatttaaatgtttttaaaccaTGAATCCATGTAGAGAAATTTTTTTGTATCTCTGCTGAAGAAAAGGGCTGGTGGTGCAAGTCAGTGATATACCCAGATAGCAGTGTAGCTAAGCACAGAGTTTGTAGGCTGTGCCACTTGAATTCTGATCCAACTGCTGACACTGACTGCCTTCTTGGCCTCTGGCAAAGTGTGAAGTCCTCCGCTCTTGATTTTCTGAATGCAAAGTGAGGCTCATAATGCTTTACTCCCTACCCTGAAGGGCTGCCTTGAGATATAATTAGTTGGTGTTTGAGACACATTGTTTGACCAATGCACTTAGAACTGCTTCTTGGAAGCTCTTTTTGGGTCATTGTCCTAGAGCTAATCCTCACTACCTTGTTTTCAGCCCTTTGCAGATGaagaaagtgaggaaaaaagtgATGTACTTATCTAATGAGACTGTTGTGTGCAACTGGTCCTCTGTATGACTGCATTTATTTGTTTCAGTTGAAATTGGGAATTGTTGTCCAAAGCTGagctattttatatatacattatgCCAAACCACTTATTTTCACTTGAATCAATTGCATTTAAGCTTTCAAATCCAGCAGAGTCACAAAAAACCAAATGTCATTGGGGAAGGCCTATCCAGTTGTGTATTTCCAGTGTctactttcttcttttcccactAGGTGCAAGGCCAGCTTTTCCAAATTTAAGTTATGCTATATGTGACTGATTTACATACTGGTTAAGCCTTCCCAAAGGTATATGTGACTGTGATTTCAACTGGAAATGCCAATATGTCCCGCAGCATAGTGCAGGGCCTTCAATCCTTAGAAATCAATTTATCTTGAATAGAGCAgaaagtcagattttttttatttttaatttttttttagtgaataATCTGATTTTGATATATTCAGCCATCTCTCTGCTTTAATGGATTTGTTTGGATTTGAGCTTTTTTGACCTTTAAAGATTTATTAACTCTTGAGTGAAAGATGGAATTTAGGAGCAAAGtttcatgtgttttttaaaatgtgcttattAACAGGGTCCATGTCGTAGAGAAATGGAAGACACTTTAAACCACCTAAAGATCCTGAATGTCTTGAGTCCCAGGGGATTTCATATTCCAAATTGTGACAAGAAGGGATTCTACAAGAAAAAGCAAGTAAGTACAGAGTTTTGATCATTTCAGTGAATGCATTTCACCTTTTCTGCATCTTTGTTGAAGGATCTTGATAGCAAGGTGCATTATATATCATTTTGCAGAGGAACTAGTTAATTTCCAGTTTTAAGACCTGATCCAATAGTGCTGAACCTTGTCAAGTGGggttagtatttttattttctgttgatcATGACAACAGATTGATTTGAGAAACTTCATACCTAATCACACATGGGTTGACTGGTGTCCTAGATACTAATGCCCTTTGGTTTAAAATAAGCAGTGCCTCTACAATAACCCACAGAGCTAATGTTGCAGTCACCATATGACTGCAATAGATCAATGCTTTGAATTGTAAATAGCTGCTTGAGAGTTCCTAGAAGAACTACACTGGATCATATTACATAAAGCAACTTGAGAAAGGTATGTATCTGTCCTTTATGTGCTACACAGATCGCTTCCAAAATCCAAGTCATGTTATCATGAAAGTGATACTTCTAGTAGTTAGTCTGAAGCAAGGATGGTTTCTCAGCCCTTTCTGGTTGTGAGGTTTTGACCTTTCTTGACAAATGCTGACCAAAACTGTGGGTATTTATGTTTTAGTTGTGTTGGAATGAGCTACATCAGTGTTCTCTATTCAGTGCTGCCACTGAAGCTTGTTAAGAACTTGGGGAAGTATAAGATGTGTCAGGTTCTTTGTTCAGTGTGCACATCCCATCCAAGTTTAGCCTGCCTCCAAATATGCATTTCTTGgtataatttcaaaatttcctGAATTCAAAGGTTTCTCTAAGACTTTTCCCAAGGATAGATTTTGTTTGTGGACTATCATATCTTTCCCTTTGGGTTTACACGAATCAACCTCTCTGTCTCTGGTAACCAAAGGAGTGGCTGACTGTTGCTAGCGAATGCAGTTCATAGGTTGGAAGTGAGGAGTCAATTGGCTCTGACTAGGCAACCTTATTTTTGGAATGGTACCTCTCCATTTTTTGGCTTTCAGCTTTCTTAGAAACAGTCTTTCCCTTTCTAGTattccctggagctctgcaatAAGCTGTCAATGTCGGATGGGTGCATTTATAACAGGGGTGAGATTTCCAACCTTCCTTTCTGCCATCAGTCCAGCATTGACAGTGCTGTTTGACCTTTGGTACATGCTGCTGAGTTTTTCTATGCTTCCCAGCTTTTCCTGAGCAGATGGTGGCAACTCCCAAACAGGGAAAGTTTCTTTTTGTTGCCTGGAGCTTTGAGAAGCCTGCGTCAGCCATGTTATGCTTCTAACGCTAACAGAGAGCAATGCTCACATCTCTGTCTgcttgttttcagaaaattcaTTGGGCTGCTATGCAGAGTGAGACCAGGACTGTGTTTTGTGCCTCTGTcataaaagtattttcttagCTGTTCTAGAACAGCACATCATTTGACTGTGTTCAAGGCACTCAAGTGTGCCGTAGCCCTTTTCCTTCTCTATGTATTATAGAAGACTGCAGACGGGTATTTACTTTGTTCAGTGGATCTTCCTTTCATCTTTCTTTAGACTCTGAGGTTTTTGCTTTGTCTGCAAAAATGTGGTGGTTTGCAAGTAATCTCTGGCATTGTGGGTAGTAAATCAGATCCGCACTAAGCACGTATTAAAGTGGCTTACTTGAAAGGAGGACTGTACTTTAAAATACAGTCATAGTTCTATCACCaaggcaaagaaaaggaaatacaaaggaaaaaaaatacagaagacaGATAATAGCCTTGCCTACTATTTGTTCCTAGAAGCTGATTTACGAGAATAAGGTGTTGGTACAAAGCAGATGGATACTTTTGTCCTCTGTGTGTTGTCTGTGCTGCCTGGAAACTCTTAAAATTTCTTTAGGAAAGGTTCTTGCACTATGTGCAATAGCCCATCCGGTCAGCATATATAGAAAATGAAGGGACACTTTCATACCTAACCAGCCTTGTCAAGCACTGTGCCAATTTACACAGGTTCCAGTAGTTGCAATGGTAGTTTGAGATGACTCAGGGTCTTGCAGGAGATGCCCACAGATGGAGCCCACATGAGTAAACATTCTATATGAAATTCACTTGGGTTGCTGATTCTGTAAATGAGCCTTGATCAGTCCTGGGAACAATCCCTCAGAGAAGGGACTTAGAGAGGCAGCCTGCTTCTCTcaccaaaccaaaaataataGTTGCCCTCATAGAATTAACtcctaggaaaaaaacatcagTTTGAGAAGGGAGTGAGTACTGTCCAGATGAAATTAACTCTATGCAAGTAATTGTGACaattgtgtttgtttgtttttctttttgaagcaTCAGTATCTGATATTTTAGATACTGTGAGTGGTGTCTAATCTCATTAACAGAATGCTATGCTGTTCTATTAATTCCCTTCATGCCATTGTTAGCCATGTTCAGTCTGTAATTGAATTATATTCTATTGTCACAAAATTCAGAATAATAGGTTAACAGTAAAGCCATGAACAGTAATAGGTTGACAGTAAAGCCATGAAAAAATGAATGCAAGCTAGGTATTTTGAATTCTAGAAACAGTTGTCAAAACCATGGTCTAGGATGAGAATGGAGTAGTTTTGGGTTAGTAGGACTCTGATAAATTATGATCACGCTGGCACCATTAAAACTCTTTTAGGAGGCACTCACTATTTCTCACGTATTCTGCCTTC
It encodes the following:
- the IGFBP3 gene encoding insulin-like growth factor-binding protein 3 — its product is MVPRPGVLWAVAAAALALLVRRAAAALAGPVVRCEPCDARALQQCKPLQPDCPERVREPGCGCCLTCALRAGQPCGIYTERCGAGLSCQPRREEARPLQALLEGRGLCTNATAGGRLRAFLLPGPHAAGNFSDSEEDRSTSSVENQAIPNSHRVPDSKSHPPHIKIDIIRKVQAKDTQRYKVEYDSQSTDTLNFSSESKQETEYGPCRREMEDTLNHLKILNVLSPRGFHIPNCDKKGFYKKKQCRPSKGRKRGYCWCVDKYGQPLPGYDGKGKGDVHCYNLESK